The DNA segment TCCGAAACGTTCGGATTGCTGTAATCACCGACCTGCTGGCCGCTTACAGGATCCACGAGATGGCCATTCACATCCATGGGCTTATGGCTCTGATAGATCGGCTGACCCGTCCGGTTGTCGACAACGGCACCATCGACGGTGCTGACCTGCGGATTGCTGTAGTCGGCAATGACGCGGCCGGTCACGGGATCAACCAAGCGCCCATTGACCTCGACCGGTTTTGGCGTGGCCTGATAGACTGGTGCGACAGTCCCCGTGCGCGGATCGGTGCGCATGATCGTGCCGTCCGGCAACGTCTGAAAACCGTAGTCATTCGGTCTCATGACCTGCTGGAGCATAACGCCGGCCAGCGAGCGGACCTGCGGCGATGCGTTCGGGTTCATCATGGCTCCGACAAGCGCCTGCGCACGCGGATTGTTGGCGAGCGGAGAGGCGTTCTGGGGCGCTGGAGCGTTCTGCATGGCTTGAGCTAGCCGAATAGCAGGAGCCGCAGCGGAAGAGGCGGCCTGCGCGGGCAACTGGCTAATCTCGCCAGTTGGAACGGGAACGCCGGTCGAGTTCGGATCGATCGAAGCCGTCTGCTGCTGATCGGGCAAAGGTGCCTGCTGCTGGATTGCCTGTGTGGCTGGCATCTGAGGTGGAGATTGACGATAGGCAGTCGTAACCATCGGATCGACATAGCCGGGCGTGGGCTGCGGACCGAGGATTGCCCGCATCTGATCAGGCGTCACGTTTGCCATGTTGTCGGGCTGCATCGTCGGCGATGGAGGAGGAGCAGCCGGGCGCGATTGCGGCATGGCAGACATACCCGCGGACGGGTCGAGGCTCGCGACCTGTGTCTGCGGTGGCGCAACGGGCATCGGGGCGCCAGACTGCGCGAACTGCGGCAATAGCGCTTGAGCGGTTGCCAGACGGTTCGCAGCGTTGGCGTTTCCGGGCACGTTGTAGCCCTTGAAGGCCCATGCGTTGTTCATCAGGTGCTGAGCTTCATCGACGCTCTTGGCGTTGTTCAGAGCCGTGATAAGCGCCGGGTTTTCCTGAAGGAAGAACTGTCCCTGCTGCTGCGGAGTGCCATTGCCACCGCCGGCGAACTTCTGCAGCGCCGCTAGGCGCGGCCCGTTCCAAGACATGATGCCGCCAGCGTTATTGGCGCCGTCGTTCCATGTCCCCGCTGCATTCCCGGGAGAGAACCCGCTCTCGGCCTTTCCTGTGGAAGCGATCGCAGCGAGTGCATAAGGGTTAGTCACGCCACCCTTCACGGTGTCCATGAAACCAGAATAGATCTGGTTGCTGTCTAGACCAGATATGTCGGACGCGTGGCCAGAAACACCGGGATTGGTCGCTGCCACCTCCCCTTGAGCGCCAGACGCAGGAACCTTGGAGCCGCCGAAGAGCGACGACAGGAAGCCCGGAGACTGCGCCGGAGGCGTATAGGGCTGCCCGGTGATTGCCGACATGAGCTGCGCATCAGCTGTCTGCTGCTGCTGTGCCTGGCGCCGTGCAGCCAAGCCGCCCATAAGAGCCTCACCAAGACGCGCCACGCCCTGCCACGGCGACTGAATTGGGCTGGAATCCGTTCCCTGCTGCAGCATTGCAAGAGCGAGCCGCTTGCGGGCATCCGTGATATCGGCCTGGCTCTCGCCGGTATTTCCGCCGAAGATGAAAGACATTTAGCCGCTCCCCGCCTTACATGCCCATGGCCCAGCCGCCGAGCAACGACGAGCCGAGACCGAACAAGCCGCCCATAGCCGCATTGGATTTGGCGACCTGCTGGTTATAAATCCCCACCTGATCCTGATAATTCTGGTTCACGAGCCCGGCATAATCGACGGTCGGAATCTGGCTGCTCGACGTGTTGCCTGCATAGGTCGGTTGGGTGACCTGCGATCCGCTCAACAGGGCGCCGATCTCATTAATCGGCTGGTTGCGCTGGGTAAGGATCGCTGAGAGCGCATTGTTGTACATGTCGCCGGTATACTGATCGGAAGCGGCCTGCTTGTTCGTGCTGAAATCGCGCATCGCATTCGTATAGGCTTCAGAGCCGATCTTAATTCCTTGATCAGCCAGCTTTTGGTCGAGGCTCGCAGAGTCTCGGTCCCACTGATTGTTGAACTGTCCCTGCCAATTGTCGTTGATATATTTCTCGACATTAGCGGAACTGAGATCGAGCGGCGTATTGAGGTAATCCGCCATCTTAGCGGATTGCTCATTGGCGAGCTTGCCCAGATTGAGATTTGCCGCCTGCGTCTGGTCGAGAATTTGCTGCTGCTGCGGAGAAAGCGTCTGGGTGGCCGTGTAGGTCGGGACGTAATAGCCCTTGGTCGAAGTCCAGCCATCCGGCGTATAGGCCTGCTGCTGTGTCGATGCAGCCGTCGCGCCAGTGGTCGAATAGATCGGCTGCCCGTTCTTATCGTAATGGACAACGCTGCTCTGGGTGCCAGCAGATCCGGGGACGGTGACCGAGTGCGTCGGCAAGCTGCTGTGATATTGCCCGCTGCCATCTACCCAATATTGCTGCCCGTTCGGATCAGCGATGAAGTTTTGTCCCGTCTGCGAATAGGTCAGGTTTCCATACGGGGTGACCTGATTGACGTTGTTCATCGCAGCATTGGCCTGCGCGGTCGCAAGATTGGTGGCCGTCTGCGCCGACGCAGTCTGTTGCGGATCGGGCGCCGTTGGTGCCTTAGGTGTGCTGACCAATGGGGAAATCCTCTCTCAAAATTCCGTAGAGCAGGCCATCGCAGTCGCCGAAATAAGCTCTCTGACGCCCTTCCAGGTGCCCACCGAGGCGTTCGAGACATCTTTGAGCATTCACGTTATCCGCGCGCGTCCTGAACGTCGCTCGGCGGCAACCGAGATTTTCCACCACATAAGCGAAGGCCGACTTGATCAACGCTCGAGACAGCCGATCCGCGGCAAGCGATACCTCGACGTCATGCTCTGTCCAGACGTTGAAGACGTAGCCAGCGATGATCTTGCCGCCCCGAACCTCTGCAATCGTCGTGTAAGGTGGCCGAAACTCGACGCCGATCCTCTGCCCGACCCATGCGGCGATATCCTGCCTCGGTTCAGAGACGATCAAATCGGCGTTCCCTTTTGATAGAGAACTGTTCCACCGATCACGCCGGCCTCCGATATCGAGGTGCTGTCACCGGAGATTTGCGCGCGAACTGTAGGGGCAAGAGCAACACCGATTGCGTTCGACGATGCAAACTTGGTGCTAACCGTCGTGCCGGGCCAATAAGCCTGATCCCAGAGCGAAACATCCCATGTGAACGGCCTGACGGCTGCCGCCAGTGCAAGGAGAGCTTGCGGGACCGTCACCTGATAGTCGGCGGAAACACCGAGATAGAAATTCGTCGATGCACCGGCTTGAACGGTCGCACCGATCAACGTTTCAAACTTCGGGGATATGGAGTCTCCGAACCGCTGCCAGGCGCCGACCATCAATGCGTCGATCGGGTTGCCGGCGTCATTCGAACCGACTTCAGCCTCGTAGACGTTGCCATTTGCGGCGCCGAAGAACAGGCGATCATTCCATGCTCCCCAGCACGTCGAGGAGAGGCCTACAAACCGGCACCAGCCGCCTGTCTCGGTGTTCATGACATACTGGTATGGACCATAGGCGGCCGGCAGATTCACGATCGCCATGCGACGACGTGGGAATGCTGTTAACTGCCACTGATCTGACGTCACGCCAGCGTCCGCAACGGTTTGAAGCCAGGTCGGCGCGATTTTCGCAGTAATGGAACCGAGATCAGTCGCGCCGCGGTCAAGCTGCACAGCCTTGGTGATCGGAACAATACCGTCTGTCGTCATGATCGCCAGATCGGCGCCGACATTGATCATGCACCGGTCTTGCCCGAGCGGGCGTCCCACCTTGAATGTGCCAAGCAGCGAGAAACCCGACGCGGTGGACGGATCAGAGCCCTGATAGACCAAAATCTCGCCTTCCGATGACATGAGCACCAAGCATTGCTCAACGCCTGTCGATACCGGAATGGTCCAGACGCCCATCGCGACGAGGACGGCGCCGTATTTCATGCTGCCACCACACGGAAATGCTGTTGCAGCGCCGCTTACCGCGTCCGTGGCCAGATACCAGATCTTTGCCGTGTTCTTTTCGATGAACCACAGCCGCGACCGATATGCGACCACAACCGATAGATTGCTCGCCGTCAGACCGGTTCCGGTGATTGCTGTCGTGGCCCACGTCGAGCCATCATAGAGCAAGGGCGTATCAAGGCCATTGACCAGGCGGAGAAAACTACCGGCTGAATTCGTGTATTGCTGAACCGACCAACGAGCACCGATCTGGCCAGAGACAACAGATGCGGCAATCCCACCGGAGGTGATGTCGAAGATCTGCGAGCCCGCGGATGCGAACAGCTTGTTCGTGGCGCCGGAATACGGGATGATCGTCTGCACGGTCGCGCCGAGCATCGAGGCGAAGATATTAGAGCCATATCGCGCCCGCACCCGGTTCGACTCCGGAAAGAAATTGTCGAGCTGATAGGCAGCGTCCTTCGGCATGTCGGCAACCGCAACGTCCGTGCGCCATCCGGCGGTAGGAGCAACCCAATCTCCCGGCGCGGAAACGCGGCGCGTCTTTGGCGTCACCAATGCGGGCTGACGAACCATGGCGTTTTCAGCCCTGCTGAAGCTCGGCAATTGCCGCATTCGCCGTCTCTAGCTGCGCCTTCAGTTCCTCGATCTGCTTCTGTTGAGTTGCGGCGTTGGCGAGAGCATCGCGCGTTGCATCGGTCATGATGGCGCTCGTCGGGAAACCGGCAAGATCGATCGGCTGCGCCGGCAGAATGTCATCCTTGATGATCTCGCCATCGAGGGTAATACGGCGCAGGTATTGGACATGAGCGCCGATCGGAGCACCGTCAGGACCGAAGCGAACCAGCAGCTCGTAGGGAATGGTGTTGTCTTGGATATCAGCCACGGAAGAGACCTTTTCGATTATGAAATGATTGCGCCGTCTGGGAAGCGCCAATTGGTGCCGTCCGAGATCGCGAAGCGCTTGTTCGAAGTGCCATTGGAAACATAGATGACGCCTTGCGGATTTGCTGCGGCTGATGGAGCGGTAGCCACCGTGAAGGAAGGCAATTTTGGAGCCGCCGAAAAGGCAACGACTCCGGTTGAACGAGTTATCAATATGGCTGTGCCAAGAAGCGTAACTCCGTCATCGGCATAGCGATTGAGAAAAAAATCAGAGCTAACGTTGCTTCCGGATTCGGTCCCGGCCGTTACGCCGGCGATCCAGCGAAATGATAGTGATGTGGAGAACCTAAGCTGTCGCGTCTGCGCCGCTGTTCCATCAATCGCAAGACCGGGGCCGGCCTGAATTGTCTGAGCTGCAGACCAAGTGTTTGCCCCATTCAGCAGCGGGACAGTTGCTCCAGATGTGCCGGTATTCTGGGTGGCTGCCGTCCCAAGTCCGAGGTTGCCTCGCGCCGTGGGCTTGTCGGCTAGATCGCTCAGATTGTTCGCCGCGAGAGCGAACGAGGTCAGAGGGGAAGAATGAGCTTTCCCGAACGTATTGAACCCAATGACCGCAACCAGGGTATCGGACGTCAGTGTATTGATGTTGTTGACCTGCGTCACGAAACATCCCCCGTCAGGATCACCACGCCATTATCGGCGTCGCCGGCAAGCGCATTATCGGGAATGCCGCCACCGACATACCCGCCGAAGAAATTGTCTGGCATATCGCCGCGGTTCGGGAGCGAGAGCGAAACGGCGGACGCGGCACGATCGGAGCCCACCTCGGATTCCTTGGACCGCTCGAAGTTGTCCATCTCCTGGGCGTAATCGAGCCCCTTGGCGCGCTTCCAGCGCCACATGAGCGAAAGCTCCACCAAGCGCTCCGGAATGAGCGCCGTGTCGTTGTCGTTTGCCCACGTTGCCGCCGTGCTCGGGCCGCCGCTCACTGCGATCCAGTTTTTCGAGATGTACTCGTAACTCATCGTCTCGCCGGAAACATTGGGGTAGATCGCGAGCTTGCCGCCGATCATGCGCCACAACTGCGGAACCGGATTGCTGTTGATGATGAGATTCCGCTGCCAAGTCCACGGATCCACGGGACCGTTGAGCTGCCATAGCCGTGAATTGTTCCAGATTACAGAATTGTCGGTGAAGCGTTCCCAATCTGCAGGCGGCTCGGCCGGTTCGGGCATTGCGCCCGTCGCGGTAAATGTTCGCTGAATGAGGAGGATCGACCAGTCATGATCTCGGGCCAGATCGTCCCCTGCCCTCTGGCATAGAATCCGCAATTGTGTGGTCATCGGGTCCGGCGACCCCATTACGAGGCCCGGAATGGCAAGCGAGAGTTCCGCGCATACGTTCTGGATAATAGTCAGCAAACTCATGCGCGGATCTCGGTTTTAGAGTTCAAGGGTGGTCTCGCGGGAAGCCTTCGGCGGCCGCCCCGGACTGCGGCGAATCTCGCCGCGTTCGCTGTCTTCCAGGCGATCGGCGAGGACCTTCAGTTGTTCGCGAAGCACTTCCATATCCGAGCGCAGGCGTTCGTTTTCAGCGGCAAGCGCTGAGGCTACCGAGCTGTCCTTGGCGCTTTCGAGGAATGCTTTTGCCGCGGCAACCAGCTCATGTGCGCCCATGCCGATGTTCTGCTTCATCGTGTCAGAAAGCGCCGCCATCTGCTCGACGGTGTAGATGTTGACCGCCTCGAATTCCTTGATCTGGCTGGGCTTCAGAAGCGGCCATTGAGCAAGGGGAGTGCCGACGATCTGCTCACGTTCGCCAAGACCACGCTTAAAGCGCGCATAGGGCTCATGAAACCGCTCTTTGTCGGCTTCCGTGGCTTCGCGATAGACTTCGGTGTTTTTGTCGCCTGCAATGACGATGCGAACGAATTCACGATCCTCGAAGATCGGGCGGCCCGCTTGCTGCGACTTGAAAGACTGCTCGACGGGCTCGAGACTGAATGCTGCATAAATACCGGTTGATTCGGCCATGGGATTTGCTCTCGCTGTTGATGGCGGGGAAAGGAAAGGGCTCCGAAGAGCCCCAAATTATTGCTGAGCTTCCGCCTCGGGAGGCGCTGGTTCGTCCTTGGGAGGATCGATCGCGTCGGCGACGAAAAGCAGAAGCTCTTCGATCACCAACGGCACGTCACGGCCAGCCTCGCGAGCAGCCGTGATCTTTTCAGTGAGATCATCACGCAGGGCCATCTTAGTTGACCTTGGCGATATACGGCCACTGCAGGCCGACTTCGGTTACGTTGGTCGCCG comes from the Rhizobium sp. NXC24 genome and includes:
- a CDS encoding GNAT family protein — translated: MIVSEPRQDIAAWVGQRIGVEFRPPYTTIAEVRGGKIIAGYVFNVWTEHDVEVSLAADRLSRALIKSAFAYVVENLGCRRATFRTRADNVNAQRCLERLGGHLEGRQRAYFGDCDGLLYGILREDFPIGQHT